A stretch of the Solanum dulcamara chromosome 6, daSolDulc1.2, whole genome shotgun sequence genome encodes the following:
- the LOC129892436 gene encoding uncharacterized protein LOC129892436, with protein sequence MSNLKSRLFFAIAILFLAGLTEINGGELTTCTSKKSKCFLQPLNCPAECPSKSPSDPNAKVCYVNCNSPLCKPECRNRRANCNQPGAACLDPRFIGGDGIVFYFHGKSNEHFSLVSDLNLQINARFIGLRPAGRPRDYTWIQALGILFDMHAFSVEATKAETWDDEVDHLKFYYEGKELVLPEGYPSIWESSESGIKVERTSNKNGAFITLPEIAEISVNVVPITKEDDRIHNYQLPSDDCFAHLDVQFRFYGLSTKVEGVLGRTYQPDFKNPAKPGVAVPVVGGETKYRTSTLLSSKCNSCIFSPAGVSKESDPLVMDFGTLDCTGGSSGGHGIVCRK encoded by the exons ATGAGTAACCTAAAAAGCAGGTTGTTTTTCGCCATTGCGATACTCTTCCTAGCTGGTCTAACGGAGATCAACGGAGGAGAACTCACAACCTGCACCAGCAAGAAAAGCAAATGCTTTCTGCAACCATTAAATTGCCCTGCAGAATGCCCATCAAAATCTCCAAGTGACCCTAACGCTAAAGTTTGCTATGTCAACTGTAATTCCCCACTGTGCAAGCCTGAGTGCAGAA ACAGGAGGGCGAATTGCAATCAACCTGGAGCAGCATGCTTGGATCCTCGCTTCATAGGTGGAGATGGAATTGTCTTTTACTTCCATGGCAAGAGCAATGAGCATTTCAGCTTAGTTTCAGATCTTAATCTCCAGATTAATGCCCGTTTCATTGGCTTGCGACCTGCTGGTAGACCCCGAGACTACACATGGATCCAAGCTCTTGGAATCCTCTTTGACATGCATGCTTTCTCAGTGGAGGCTACCAAGGCAGAGACTTGGGATGACGAAGTTGATCATCTGAAATTCTATTATGAAGGAAAGGAGTTAGTCTTACCAGAAGGCTATCCATCCATATGGGAATCTTCTGAAAGCGGCATCAAGGTGGAAAGAACTTCAAACAAGAACGGTGCTTTTATCACACTTCCAGAAATTGCAGAAATTTCAGTAAATGTAGTACCTATTACCAAGGAAGATGACAGGATCCACAACTATCAGTTACCTTCTGATGACTGCTTCGCTCACCTGGACGTGCAGTTCAGATTCTATGGCCTCTCAACAAAAGTTGAAGGCGTTCTTGGCCGGACTTACCAGCCAGACTTCAAAAATCCAGCAAAACCAGGTGTTGCAGTGCCTGTAGTGGGAGGCGAAACCAAGTACAGAACTTCAACCCTTTTGTCTTCCAAATGTAATTCCTGTATCTTCTCTCCAGCTGGAGTTTCGAAAGAATCAGACCCCCTAGTCATGGATTTTGGGACTTTAGATTGTACTGGAGGATCAAGCGGTGGCCATGGAATAGTTTGCAGAAAATGA
- the LOC129892341 gene encoding receptor-like protein kinase THESEUS 1: protein MGIWMHLVLACVLSSFLIQEANAAFTPADNYLIACGSSKNVTFLGQNFVPDTHHSSVVLESEENSISATSKSTAPFSIYQSARIFHTTTSYNFDIHQEGRHWVRLYFYPLPGHNLTSASITVVTENFVLLNNFSFKRYKGTYLFKEYSINVTSDSLTVALIPSNNSVAFVNAIEVVSAPNELIVDQAMAASPPAPFNGLSGLALETVYRLNMGGPLITAQNDTLGRTWENDAKYLHVNSSAVNVSVSPSSIKYPATITPEIAPNWVYATAETMGDANTANGNFNITWEFPVDPNFMYLIRVHFCDIVSKSLDTLLFNLYINDDTAILDLDLSTVGNLNVPSYKDFVSNSTTNSGVLTVSVGPDTGADWINALMNGLEIMKISNGARSLSGVSSVETLFVRPHKNNKKAIIIGSVVGGASAALAIIGLCYCCLVARRSKSSRQGQPWLPLPLYGNSLTKMSTVSQKSGTASCISLASPNLGRFFSFQEIMDATNKFDENLLLGVGGFGRVYKGTLEDGTSLAVKRGNPRSEQGLAEFRTEIEMLSKLRHRHLVSLIGYCDERSEMILVYEYMANGPLRSHLYGTDLPSLSWKQRLEICIGAARGLHYLHTGASQSIIHRDVKTTNILLDENFVAKVADFGLSKTGPAIDQTHVSTAVKGSFGYLDPEYFRRQQLTEKSDVYSFGVVLMEVLCTRPALNPVLPRDQVNIAEWAMTWQKKGMLDQIMDPNLAGKVNSASLKKFGETAEKCLADHGVDRPSMGDVLWNLEYALQLEETSSALAEPDDNSTNHIPSMPLTPLEPFENSVSMIEGINSGTDDDAEDAATSAVFSQLVNPRGR, encoded by the coding sequence ATGGGGATATGGATGCATTTGGTTCTAGCTTGTGTGTTGTCCAGTTTCTTGATTCAGGAGGCCAATGCTGCTTTTACCCCTGCTGATAACTATTTGATTGCTTGTGGATCTTCCAAAAATGTAACCTTTCTTGGCCAGAATTTCGTTCCTGACACACACCATTCTTCAGTTGTTTTGGAAAGTGAAGAAAATTCTATTTCTGCAACATCCAAGTCCACTGCTCCATTTTCAATTTACCAGTCTGCTAGAATTTTCCACACTACAACATCTTACAATTTTGATATTCATCAAGAAGGGCGGCATTGGGTCCGCCTTTATTTCTACCCTCTCCCTGGTCATAACTTAACATCTGCCTCAATCACAGTTGTCACAGAGAATTTTGTTCTGTTGAACAATTTCAGTTTCAAGAGATATAAGGGTACTTACCTTTTTAAGGAATACTCAATTAATGTCACTTCAGATAGCTTGACTGTTGCTTTAATCCCTTCAAACAACTCCGTCGCCTTCGTTAATGCGATTGAAGTTGTATCAGCTCCTAATGAGTTGATTGTTGATCAAGCAATGGCTGCATCTCCACCAGCACCTTTCAATGGCCTTTCTGGGCTAGCCCTTGAAACCGTTTATCGGTTAAATATGGGAGGTCCTTTGATTACTGCTCAGAATGATACTTTAGGGAGAACGTGGGAGAATGATGCTAAGTACCTGCACGTTAACAGCTCTGCGGTGAATGTTTCAGTTAGCCCTTCAAGCATAAAATATCCTGCTACCATTACTCCTGAAATAGCACCAAATTGGGTTTATGCTACTGCTGAAACCATGGGAGATGCTAATACTGCCAATGGGAATTTCAATATCACCTGGGAGTTCCCAGTTGATCCAAACTTCATGTACCTCATCCGCGTACATTTTTGTGATATCGTGAGCAAGTCCTTGGATACTTTACTTTTTAATCTGTACATAAATGATGACACTGCTATACTGGACCTAGATTTGTCTACAGTTGGTAATTTGAATGTGCCGTCTTACAAAGATTTTGTCTCCAACTCCACAACAAATTCAGGTGTTCTGACAGTCAGTGTTGGTCCAGACACAGGAGCCGATTGGATCAATGCCCTTATGAATGGATTGGAAATCATGAAGATTAGCAATGGAGCTAGAAGCTTGAGTGGGGTTTCATCTGTTGAGACTCTATTTGTGAGGCCTCACAAAAACAACAAGAAAGCTATTATAATTGGTTCTGTTGTAGGAGGAGCATCAGCTGCGTTAGCAATTATTGGGTTGTGCTATTGCTGCTTGGTAGCCCGCAGATCAAAGAGCTCTCGCCAGGGGCAGCCATGGCTTCCTCTTCCCCTGTATGGAAACTCTTTGACAAAGATGTCCACAGTTTCTCAAAAGAGTGGAACGGCAAGCTGTATCTCCTTAGCTTCACCCAATCTTGGTCGATTCTTCAGTTTCCAAGAAATAATGGATGCTACTAACAAATTTGATGAGAACTTGCTTCTTGGTGTTGGTGGTTTTGGTAGAGTCTACAAGGGAACACTAGAAGATGGGACAAGTCTTGCTGTCAAAAGAGGCAACCCGAGATCTGAACAAGGTCTAGCTGAATTTCGAACAGAAATTGAAATGTTGTCCAAACTTCGCCACCGCCATCTTGTGTCTTTGATTGGCTATTGTGATGAAAGATCAGAAATGATTTTGGTTTATGAATACATGGCAAATGGGCCTCTCCGAAGTCATCTTTATGGCACGGATCTTCCATCTCTTTCATGGAAGCAGCGTCTTGAGATTTGTATAGGTGCTGCTAGGGGGCTGCATTACCTCCACACTGGTGCATCGCAGAGCATCATTCACCGTGATGTGAAAACTACAAACATACTCTTGGACGAGAACTTTGTAGCTAAAGTTGCTGATTTTGGTCTTTCAAAAACTGGACCAGCTATTGATCAGACCCACGTCAGCACTGCTGTTAAAGGTAGCTTTGGTTACCTGGATCCTGAGTACTTTAGAAGACAGCAGCTTACAGAGAAATCAGATGTCTATTCATTTGGTGTTGTCCTAATGGAAGTGCTCTGCACCAGACCTGCATTGAATCCTGTCCTACCACGGGATCAAGTCAATATAGCTGAGTGGGCCATGACTTGGCAAAAGAAAGGCATGTTGGATCAGATAATGGATCCAAATCTTGCAGGGAAGGTGAATTCAGCCTCCCTCAAGAAGTTTGGGGAGACCGCAGAGAAGTGTTTGGCTGACCATGGAGTTGATAGACCTTCCATGGGGGATGTTCTGTGGAATCTAGAATATGCTCTTCAGCTTGAGGAAACCTCATCAGCTCTGGCAGAGCCTGATGATAACAGCACGAACCATATACCTAGCATGCCTTTGACACCACTTGAGCCATTTGAGAATAGTGTGAGTATGATCGAAGGGATCAACTCTGGAACTGATGATGATGCAGAGGATGCTGCCACTAGTGCCGTCTTCTCTCAGCTGGTAAATCCACGGGGAAGGTGA
- the LOC129893271 gene encoding lysine-specific histone demethylase 1 homolog 2 has protein sequence MATPNSGGSISKRPVRKRIASRNYDENLMDSFIEEQLGGSVRKKSRTKKDLEKETEIEALIALSLGFPIDDLLEEEIRAGVVSELDGKEQNDYIVVRNHILAKWRENVHIWLSKGRIRETVSVEYEHLVAIAYDFLLTNGYINFGVSPSFVSNFPEEPSEGSVIIIGAGLAGLAAARQLMSFGFKVTILEGRNRPGGRVYTQKMGWKGKFAAVDLGGSVITGIHANPLGVLARQLSIPLHKVRDKCPLYKPDGALVDAVVDSRVELVFNKLLDKVTELRKIVNGLANDISLGSVLEILRQLYAVAKTKEEKQLLHWHFANLEYANAGCLSELSAAYWDQDDPYEMDGDHCFLAGGNWGMIRALCKGVPIFYGKTVQTIKYGNEGVEVVAGDQLFQADMVLCTVPLGVLKRRSIRFEPELPEKKLEAIDRLGFGLLNKVAMVFPHVFWGEDLDTFGCLNHYSHKRGEFFLFYSYHTVSGGPVLIALVAGDAAQLFESTEPSTLINRVMNILKGIYEPKGITVPDPIQSICTKWGSDPFSFGSYSHVRVQSSGSDYDILAENLGGRLFFAGEATIRQHPATMHGAYLSGLREASRISQSMKVRQNNPRKTVLKNVGPSNDVLEEVFKRPDLAFGKFLFVFDPSTCDSKSLGLMRITFGKSNDEFNTAEADNMPHQLLNPSLQLYTVVSREQVRELQLVKEGNNCKLSDFLKGLELKLVGANGLGVIGHSLAGKIVNARKGRGRSRSCIAQQNADNSNIQLP, from the exons atgGCAACCCCAAATTCAGGGGGTTCAATCTCAAAAAGACCTGTGAGAAAGAGGATAGCTTCAAGAAATTATGATGAGAATTTGATGGATAGTTTCATAGAAGAGCAGTTGGGTGGTTCTGTGAGGAAGAAGAGTAGAACGAAGAAAGATTTGGAGAAAGAAACTGAAATAGAGGCCTTGATAGCTCTTTCTTTGGGCTTCCCAATTGATGACCTTCTCGAAGAAGAAATAAGGGCTGGAGTTGTAAGTGAACTGGATGGGAAAGAGCAAAATGATTACATCGTTGTGAGAAACCATATTCTTGCGAAATGGAGGGAGAATGTGCATATTTGGCTTTCCAAAGGAAGGATAAGGGAAACTGTAAGTGTTGAATATGAGCATTTGGTAGCCATAGCATATGACTTTCTTTTGACTAATGGGTATATAAATTTTGGGGTTTCACCATCATTTGTATCTAATTTTCCTGAGGAACCTAGTGAAGGATCTGTAATTATTATTGGTGCTGGACTCGCTGGTTTGGCTGCAGCAAGACAACTGATGTCATTTGGATTCAAGGTAACCATCCTTGAAGGTAGGAACCGACCTGGAGGAAGAGTTTATACTCAGAAAATGGGATGGAAGGGCAAGTTTGCTGCTGTGGATCTTGGTGGCAGTGTTATAACTGGTATCCATGCGAATCCTTTGGGAGTTTTGGCTAGACAACTTTCCATTCCGCTTCACAAAGTGAGAGATAAGTGTCCTTTATACAAGCCCGATGGAGCTCTTGTTGATGCAGTAGTTGATTCCAGAGTTGAACTCGTTTTCAATAAGCTACTGGACAAAGTTACTGAACTGAGAAAAATTGTGAATGGATTGGCTAATGATATCTCGTTAGGCTCCGTTTTGGAGATACTCAGACAATTATATGCTGTGGCTAAAACTAAAGAGGAGAAGCAACTTCTGCATTGGCATTTTGCAAACTTGGAATATGCAAATGCTGGATGCCTCTCAGAACTCTCTGCTGCCTATTGGGATCAGGACGATCCATATGAAATGGATGGTGATCATTGTTTTCTTGCTGGTGGAAATTGGGGTATGATCAGAGCATTGTGTAAAGGAGTTCCTATATTTTATGGCAAGACTGTTCAGACGataaaatatggaaatgaaGGAGTTGAGGTCGTCGCTGGGGACCAACTTTTTCAGGCAGACATGGTCCTATGTACTGTTCCTCTTGGGGTACTAAAAAGAAGATCAATCAGATTTGAACCAGAGTTACCTGAGAAGAAGCTTGAAGCTATTGATAGGCTAGGATTTGGGTTGCTGAATAAGGTTGCCATGGTATTCCCTCATGTTTTTTGGGGGGAAGACTTGGATACCTTTGGTTGCCTCAATCATTATAGCCATAAACGAGGAGAGTTCTTCTTATTTTACAGTTACCATACTGTTTCTGGGGGTCCAGTACTTATTGCACTTGTTGCTGGTGATGCTGCTCAACTTTTCGAAAGCACTGAGCCATCCACTTTAATTAATCGAGTTATGAACATTCTCAAAG GCATATATGAGCCAAAGGGAATTACCGTGCCTGATCCTATACAATCCATATGTACAAAGTGGGGAAGTGATCCCTTTTCGTTTGGCTCATATTCACATGTTCGTGTTCAGTCTTCTGGCAGTGATTATGACATACTCGCAGAAAATCTTGGAGGTCGATTGTTTTTTGCTGGAGAGGCTACGATTCGACAACATCCAGCCACCATGCATGGAGCCTATTTGAGTGGCTTACGAGAAGCTTCTCGCATTTCCCAATCCATGAAAGTGAGGCAAAACAATCCAAGGAAAACTGTATTAAAGAATGTTGGACCAAGCAATGATGTATTGGAAGAGGTGTTCAAGAGGCCAGATCTAGCATTTGGGAAGTTCTTATTTGTATTTGATCCCTCCACTTGTGATTCTAAATCTTTAGGACTCATGAGAATTACTTTTGGAAAATCCAATGACGAATTTAATACAGCAGAGGCAGATAATATGCCTCACCAATTGTTAAATCCATCACTGCAGCTTTATACAGTTGTGTCTCGTGAGCAAGTACGTGAGTTGCAGTTGGTGAAGGAGGGAAACAATTGCAAATTGTCAGATTTCCTTAAAGGTCTTGAGTTAAAGTTAGTGGGAGCGAATGGACTAGGAGTTATAGGCCATTCTTTGGCTGGTAAGATTGTCAATGCGCGAAAAGGTAGAGGAAGGAGTCGAAGCTGTATTGCCCAGCAGAATGCAGACAACAGTAATATTCAGTTACCTTAA
- the LOC129893198 gene encoding uncharacterized protein LOC129893198, whose product MVCFCFMVDQKKMMRRSKPVAGSCSRCGHGAQVADMRTATRFCYVPFYWKSWKAIVCCFCGAILKSYR is encoded by the coding sequence ATGGTTTGTTTTTGCTTTATGGTGGATCAGAAAAAGATGATGAGGCGAAGTAAGCCCGTGGCCGGTTCGTGTTCACGTTGCGGCCACGGAGCTCAAGTTGCTGATATGCGGACCGCTACCAGATTTTGTTACGTCCCCTTTTACTGGAAATCTTGGAAGGCTATTGTCTGTTGTTTCTGCGGTGCTATTCTCAAGTCTTACCgatga